One window of Aliarcobacter lanthieri genomic DNA carries:
- the purB gene encoding adenylosuccinate lyase translates to MVERYAREEMSSKWTQEARYAAWLEVEKAAVKAWNKLGLIPDDDCKKIVENAKFSVERIEEIEAITKHDLIAFNTSVSESLGEESRWFHYGMTSSDAVDTGVALQMKDSLEIIIKDVKMLMESIKKRAMEHKYTLMVGRSHGIHGEPITFGLTLAVWYDEVNRHLKNLEDTMEVIAVGQISGAMGNFAHAPLELEEYAMVELGLKPEPCSNQVIHRDRYARLATSLALLASSIEKFAVQVRHLQRTEVYEAEEYFAAGQKGSSAMPHKRNPILTENITGLARMIRAYCIPAMENVALWHERDISHSSTERFWLPDAFITTDFMLHRMNSVIANLTVMPENMMKNLNLTGGLVFSQRVLLELPLKGVSREDAYRIVQRNAMKVWEEIQKGKSTTNDKGESLYLQYLLADEELRNSLSEEQIRECFNFDYYTKNVDAIYNRVFK, encoded by the coding sequence ATGGTTGAAAGATATGCAAGAGAAGAGATGAGTTCAAAATGGACACAAGAAGCAAGATATGCAGCTTGGTTAGAAGTTGAAAAAGCAGCTGTTAAAGCTTGGAATAAACTAGGGCTTATTCCTGATGATGATTGCAAAAAAATTGTAGAAAATGCAAAATTCAGTGTAGAGAGAATTGAAGAAATTGAAGCTATTACAAAACATGATTTAATAGCTTTTAATACAAGTGTTTCAGAATCTTTAGGTGAAGAATCAAGATGGTTTCACTATGGAATGACAAGTTCAGATGCGGTTGATACTGGAGTTGCTTTACAAATGAAAGATTCTTTAGAAATTATTATTAAAGATGTAAAAATGCTTATGGAATCTATTAAAAAAAGAGCTATGGAGCATAAATACACTTTAATGGTTGGTAGAAGTCATGGAATACATGGTGAACCTATAACTTTTGGTTTAACTTTAGCTGTTTGGTATGATGAAGTAAATAGACATCTTAAAAATCTTGAAGATACTATGGAAGTTATTGCAGTTGGACAAATCTCTGGTGCTATGGGGAATTTTGCTCATGCACCATTAGAACTTGAAGAGTATGCAATGGTTGAATTAGGTCTTAAGCCAGAGCCTTGTTCAAATCAAGTTATTCATAGAGATAGATATGCAAGACTTGCTACTTCTTTAGCTTTACTTGCTTCTAGTATTGAAAAATTCGCAGTTCAAGTAAGACATTTACAAAGAACAGAAGTTTATGAAGCAGAAGAGTATTTTGCAGCTGGACAAAAAGGAAGTTCGGCAATGCCTCATAAAAGAAATCCAATCTTAACTGAAAATATAACTGGACTTGCAAGAATGATAAGAGCATATTGTATTCCAGCTATGGAAAATGTTGCTCTTTGGCATGAAAGAGATATAAGCCATTCTTCAACAGAAAGATTTTGGTTACCTGATGCATTTATAACAACAGATTTTATGCTTCATAGAATGAATAGTGTAATAGCAAATTTAACTGTAATGCCTGAAAATATGATGAAAAATTTAAATTTAACTGGTGGATTAGTTTTCTCACAAAGAGTTTTATTAGAATTACCATTAAAAGGTGTAAGTAGAGAAGATGCATATAGAATAGTTCAAAGAAATGCGATGAAAGTTTGGGAAGAGATACAAAAAGGAAAATCTACTACAAATGATAAAGGAGAATCTTTATATCTCCAATATTTACTTGCAGATGAAGAATTAAGAAATAGTTTAAGTGAAGAACAAATAAGAGAGTGTTTTAATTTTGATTATTACACGAAAAATGTGGATGCAATATATAATAGAGTTTTTAAATAA
- a CDS encoding LysR family transcriptional regulator: MDLNLLKVFVSVAKNKSISLASNELKCAQSNVTSRVKQLEKILGLELFYRVPKGVILTSNGEKFYPQALEIIHKMESSIASLSKDMQLSSLKIGSTDCNAVVRISTFLLKLHKDFPKMQLELFTGTTKDIMQLILDYKVDIAFISGEPINENLIILKKFEEEIAILEPYEKDTPNVTLSFKDGCVYDEFLRNYYKQNNIYVEKTLSFGNLETILSCIKVGMGKTLLPTSIVKKMGYDKDIKITILPKDEANIPTCMICRKDNIPKISDYLKKLDIN; this comes from the coding sequence ATGGATTTAAATCTATTAAAAGTTTTTGTAAGTGTTGCAAAGAATAAAAGTATTTCTTTAGCTTCAAATGAATTAAAATGTGCTCAATCAAATGTTACATCAAGAGTAAAACAACTTGAAAAGATTTTAGGATTAGAACTTTTTTATAGAGTTCCAAAAGGTGTTATTTTAACTTCAAATGGAGAAAAGTTTTATCCTCAAGCCTTAGAAATAATTCATAAAATGGAAAGTTCAATTGCAAGTTTATCTAAAGATATGCAATTAAGTTCATTGAAAATAGGTTCAACTGATTGCAATGCAGTTGTAAGAATTTCTACTTTTTTACTAAAACTTCACAAAGATTTCCCAAAAATGCAATTGGAACTTTTTACTGGAACAACAAAAGATATTATGCAATTAATATTAGATTATAAAGTTGATATAGCTTTTATAAGCGGAGAACCAATAAATGAGAATTTAATAATATTAAAAAAATTTGAAGAAGAAATTGCAATTTTAGAACCATATGAAAAAGATACCCCAAATGTAACTTTAAGTTTTAAAGATGGTTGTGTTTATGATGAATTCTTAAGGAATTATTATAAACAAAATAATATATATGTTGAAAAAACTCTCTCTTTTGGAAATTTAGAAACTATTTTATCTTGTATAAAAGTAGGAATGGGTAAAACACTTCTTCCTACAAGTATAGTTAAAAAAATGGGATATGATAAAGACATAAAAATTACTATTTTACCAAAGGATGAGGCAAATATTCCAACTTGTATGATTTGTAGAAAAGATAACATACCAAAAATTAGTGATTATTTAAAGAAATTGGATATAAATTAA
- a CDS encoding ribonucleoside-diphosphate reductase subunit alpha, whose protein sequence is MAIMIQKRNGRREILDITKIQKMSIDATEGLEGVSQSELELDARIKFIDGMNSSDIQDALIKTAVEKIDIDVPNWTFVAARLFLYDLYHRVGIATHGIKGEAYRHLKDYIQYGIEAGRIIPNLSNGYDLDDLNSYLDPKRDFLFNYLGIKTLYDRYLLKNSKGEPIELPQQMFMAIAMFLAQNETNKQEKAKEFYDVISKFEVMLATPTLSNARTNRHQLSSCYIGSSPDNIEGIFDGYKEMALLSKYGGGIGWDWNQIRSLGGAIDGHKSAAGGTVPFLKITNDIAIAVDQLGTRKGAIAVYMEPWHMDIIDFVDLKKNSGEERRRAHDLFPALWITDLFMERVLEDSYWTLFDPVEVKDLSECYGEEFKTKYIAYENNDSITKDRMKAKDLWKKILTSYFEVGSPFLCFKDTANRANPNPHAGHIRSSNLCTEIFQNTNPNHYKIRIEFEDGTIKTYEEEDLVVVDGNITKKANKVTALDSINGKKIFIVEKDKIDGDTAVCNLASINLSRINTDEDIKRVVPIAIRMLDNVIDLNFYPLRKVKATNLKSRSIGLGVMGEAEMLAQQKLSWGSNEHFKRIDKIMEAISYNAILSSSDLAIEKGSYPTFNGSNWSKGIMPHDHTPQSVNALIDRDLFDTSYDWNILREKVKKDGMRNGYLMAIAPTSSISILVGTTQAIEPVYKRKWFEENLSGLIPVVVPKLNPETWSYYTPAFEIDQLQVIKAAAIRQKWIDQGQSTNIFMSLDKASGKYLHEIYTLAWKLGLKSTYYLRSQSPEAKNDVEDRSMECAGCQ, encoded by the coding sequence ATGGCAATAATGATTCAAAAAAGAAATGGTAGAAGAGAGATTTTAGATATTACAAAAATTCAGAAAATGTCTATTGATGCAACAGAAGGGCTAGAGGGTGTTAGTCAGAGTGAATTAGAATTAGATGCTCGAATTAAATTTATTGATGGTATGAATTCAAGTGATATTCAAGATGCTCTAATAAAAACAGCTGTTGAAAAGATAGATATTGATGTTCCAAACTGGACATTTGTTGCTGCAAGACTATTCTTGTATGATTTATATCATAGAGTAGGAATAGCAACACATGGTATAAAAGGTGAGGCGTACAGACATTTAAAAGATTATATACAATATGGAATAGAAGCTGGAAGAATAATTCCAAATTTATCAAATGGATATGATTTAGATGATTTAAACTCTTATTTAGATCCTAAAAGAGATTTTTTATTTAACTATTTAGGTATAAAAACTTTATATGATAGATATTTATTGAAAAACAGTAAAGGTGAACCAATAGAGTTACCACAGCAAATGTTTATGGCTATTGCTATGTTCTTAGCTCAAAATGAGACAAATAAACAAGAAAAAGCAAAAGAATTTTATGATGTTATATCTAAGTTTGAAGTTATGCTTGCAACACCAACTTTAAGTAATGCTAGAACAAATAGACACCAATTGAGCTCTTGTTATATTGGAAGTAGTCCAGACAATATTGAAGGTATTTTTGATGGTTACAAAGAAATGGCACTACTATCTAAATATGGTGGTGGTATTGGTTGGGATTGGAATCAAATAAGAAGTCTTGGTGGAGCTATAGATGGGCATAAAAGTGCAGCAGGAGGAACAGTTCCATTTTTAAAGATTACAAATGATATTGCTATTGCTGTTGATCAACTAGGTACTAGAAAAGGTGCTATTGCTGTTTATATGGAACCATGGCATATGGATATTATAGATTTTGTAGATTTAAAGAAAAACTCTGGAGAAGAAAGAAGAAGAGCTCATGATTTATTTCCTGCTCTATGGATAACAGATTTATTTATGGAAAGAGTTTTAGAAGATTCTTATTGGACTTTATTTGATCCAGTTGAAGTAAAAGATTTAAGTGAATGTTATGGAGAAGAGTTTAAAACTAAGTATATCGCTTATGAAAATAATGATTCTATAACAAAAGATAGAATGAAAGCAAAAGATTTATGGAAAAAAATTTTAACTTCTTATTTTGAAGTTGGAAGTCCATTCTTATGCTTTAAAGATACTGCAAATAGAGCAAATCCAAATCCACATGCAGGACATATTAGAAGTTCAAATCTTTGTACAGAAATTTTCCAAAATACAAATCCAAATCATTATAAAATAAGAATAGAATTTGAAGATGGAACTATTAAAACTTATGAGGAAGAGGACTTAGTAGTTGTTGATGGTAATATCACTAAAAAAGCGAATAAAGTAACAGCTCTTGATAGTATAAATGGTAAAAAAATATTTATTGTTGAAAAAGATAAAATTGATGGAGATACAGCAGTTTGTAATTTGGCTTCTATTAATTTATCAAGAATAAATACAGATGAAGATATAAAAAGAGTTGTACCAATAGCTATTAGAATGCTTGATAATGTTATTGATTTAAATTTCTATCCATTAAGAAAAGTAAAAGCTACAAACTTGAAATCAAGAAGTATTGGTCTTGGAGTTATGGGTGAGGCTGAAATGTTAGCTCAACAAAAATTATCTTGGGGTTCAAATGAACACTTTAAAAGAATTGATAAAATAATGGAAGCAATTTCATATAATGCTATTCTTTCTAGTTCTGATTTAGCAATAGAAAAAGGGAGTTACCCTACATTTAATGGTTCAAATTGGAGTAAAGGTATAATGCCTCATGACCATACTCCTCAAAGTGTAAATGCTCTTATAGATAGAGATTTATTTGATACATCTTATGATTGGAATATTTTAAGAGAAAAAGTAAAAAAAGATGGAATGAGAAATGGTTACTTAATGGCCATTGCTCCAACTTCATCAATTTCAATTTTAGTAGGAACAACTCAAGCAATAGAACCTGTTTATAAAAGAAAATGGTTTGAAGAGAATTTATCTGGTTTAATTCCTGTTGTTGTACCAAAGTTGAATCCAGAAACTTGGAGTTACTATACACCAGCTTTTGAAATAGACCAACTACAAGTTATAAAAGCAGCAGCGATTAGACAAAAATGGATTGATCAAGGACAAAGTACAAATATTTTTATGAGCTTAGATAAAGCAAGTGGTAAATATTTACATGAAATTTATACTTTAGCTTGGAAATTAGGACTAAAATCAACTTATTATCTAAGAAGTCAATCTCCAGAGGCTAAAAACGATGTAGAAGATAGAAGTATGGAGTGTGCAGGTTGTCAATAA
- a CDS encoding ribonucleotide-diphosphate reductase subunit beta: MERKTIYNPDSKESLNDRRVFGGNSDGMINFTRMKYQWALNLWDTMEANTWFPREVQMTGDAKDYKFLTPAEKRMYDLVLSQLIFMDSLQTNNLMDNINPYITAPEINACLSRQAYEEANHSKSYAVMVESISDNTDLIYDMWKTDSKLREKNTYIAEVYDNLSGEIDDTKIVLALFANQILEGLYFYAGFAAIYALGKSGKMLGSSQMIRFIQRDEVTHLLLFQNMINSVRKERPELFTDELETTVRDMFRKAVALESSWGGYITQGQILGFTDGIIRQYIEYLADKRLEAVGYKPEYNVKHPIPWVDGYASFNDQRTNFFEGNVVNYSKGSIDFDDF; encoded by the coding sequence ATGGAAAGAAAAACTATTTATAATCCTGATTCAAAAGAAAGCTTAAATGATAGAAGAGTTTTTGGTGGAAATAGTGATGGAATGATTAACTTTACCAGAATGAAATACCAATGGGCTTTAAATCTTTGGGATACAATGGAAGCTAATACTTGGTTCCCACGAGAAGTACAAATGACAGGTGATGCAAAAGATTATAAGTTTTTAACTCCAGCTGAAAAAAGAATGTATGATTTGGTTCTTTCTCAATTGATTTTTATGGATAGTTTACAAACAAATAATCTTATGGATAATATAAATCCATATATAACTGCTCCTGAAATTAATGCATGTTTATCTAGACAAGCTTATGAGGAAGCAAATCATAGTAAATCATATGCAGTTATGGTTGAGAGTATATCTGATAACACTGATTTGATTTATGATATGTGGAAAACAGATTCTAAACTAAGAGAGAAAAACACATATATTGCAGAAGTTTATGACAATCTTTCAGGAGAGATTGATGATACAAAAATAGTTTTAGCTCTTTTTGCAAATCAAATTTTAGAAGGTTTATATTTTTATGCTGGTTTTGCAGCTATTTATGCTCTTGGTAAAAGTGGAAAAATGCTTGGGAGTTCTCAAATGATTAGATTTATTCAAAGAGATGAAGTAACTCATTTACTTCTTTTCCAAAATATGATAAATAGTGTTAGAAAAGAAAGACCTGAACTTTTTACTGATGAACTAGAGACTACTGTAAGGGATATGTTTAGAAAAGCTGTAGCACTTGAATCATCTTGGGGAGGATATATAACTCAGGGACAAATTCTAGGGTTTACAGATGGTATAATTAGACAATATATAGAGTATTTAGCAGATAAAAGACTTGAAGCAGTAGGGTACAAACCAGAATATAATGTTAAACATCCAATTCCATGGGTTGATGGTTATGCTTCATTTAATGATCAAAGAACAAACTTTTTTGAAGGGAATGTAGTAAACTACTCAAAAGGTAGCATAGATTTTGACGATTTTTAA
- a CDS encoding RluA family pseudouridine synthase, translating to MNQINAGEEIPTEHIFIAVFEGQTRGLNPLIEFTDFAIFDKPTHLMVHPISKNTPYSLLDEIRYHFGEDANLIHRIDAETSGLVIVGKNKKSEIELKDMFQEKKYHKSYLAIVCGKIDKEIMIDKNIDKEGLLIGVKMKTCEKNEGGKESFTIIKPLKYNQEKDLTLIEAIPLTGRQHQIRIHLHSIGHTILGDPIYGIDDINAENYLNKTLSKEDRFIITKSHRLWLHANYLEFTYKNNIYKIFSKNQDLYKEFF from the coding sequence ATGAATCAAATAAATGCAGGAGAAGAAATACCAACAGAACATATTTTTATAGCTGTTTTTGAAGGTCAAACAAGAGGCTTAAATCCTCTTATAGAATTTACTGATTTTGCAATATTTGATAAGCCAACACACCTAATGGTTCATCCAATTTCAAAAAATACTCCATACTCTTTACTTGATGAGATAAGATATCATTTTGGAGAAGATGCAAACTTAATTCATAGAATAGATGCTGAAACATCAGGTCTTGTAATTGTAGGAAAAAATAAAAAAAGTGAAATAGAATTAAAAGATATGTTTCAAGAAAAAAAGTATCATAAATCTTATCTTGCTATTGTATGTGGAAAAATAGATAAAGAAATAATGATAGATAAGAATATAGATAAAGAAGGACTCTTAATAGGAGTAAAAATGAAAACATGTGAGAAAAATGAAGGAGGAAAAGAATCCTTTACTATTATAAAGCCCTTAAAATATAATCAAGAAAAAGATTTAACACTTATTGAAGCAATACCACTTACAGGAAGACAACATCAAATAAGAATTCATCTTCATTCTATTGGTCATACAATATTAGGTGATCCAATTTATGGGATTGATGATATAAATGCAGAAAATTATTTAAATAAAACTTTAAGTAAAGAAGATAGATTTATAATTACAAAATCTCATAGACTATGGCTTCACGCAAACTATTTAGAGTTTACATACAAAAACAATATCTACAAAATCTTTTCAAAAAATCAAGATTTATATAAAGAGTTTTTCTAA
- a CDS encoding MgtC/SapB family protein, translating to MEINELLIDFVATTVFSFLIGLEVKAYMLKFHENEIKTFFGTTRTFTFIGILGFIFYLLEPNYFSIFIVGFLAITFLYSILFNKLLENNKNSIILFLVSLIVYSFGPLIDIFQFWLASLIFVVIIFLLNAKNKLFNFKLKINIYELETLGKIILLSAVVLPLLPNDTTIPYLGISLYKIWLTVVVISTISYLSYIVQKYIFPSKGLLLTGILGGLYSSTATTVVLSKKSQCLENSDMFTASILSATLMMYIRLSVIAAILNIEVFKIVFYPFLGFTLICLILIIFFYKKGINYTKNNIDLEDSNPLELGTAFVFAFLFVVTMFITNIVVDNFGTTGLNILSIIIGFTDIDPFILSLLAGNYNIDNLSIAGAIIIAAGSNNILKALYTSWFAKKKSISSSISLIILGILTIIIGLIL from the coding sequence TGAAATTCCATGAAAATGAAATAAAAACATTTTTTGGAACAACAAGAACATTTACCTTTATAGGGATTCTAGGATTTATATTTTATCTACTTGAACCAAATTATTTTTCTATTTTTATAGTGGGATTTTTAGCTATTACATTTCTTTATTCTATTTTATTTAACAAACTTCTTGAAAATAATAAAAATAGTATTATACTTTTTCTGGTTTCTTTAATTGTCTATAGTTTTGGCCCTTTAATAGATATTTTTCAATTTTGGTTAGCGTCTTTAATTTTTGTAGTGATAATATTTTTATTAAATGCAAAAAATAAGCTTTTTAACTTTAAATTAAAAATAAATATTTATGAATTAGAGACTTTGGGAAAGATTATTTTACTTTCAGCAGTTGTATTACCACTATTACCAAATGATACAACGATTCCTTATCTTGGAATTTCTTTATATAAAATTTGGCTTACAGTCGTTGTAATATCTACTATTTCATATTTAAGTTATATTGTACAAAAATATATTTTTCCTTCAAAAGGTTTACTTTTAACTGGAATTTTAGGAGGACTTTATTCCTCAACAGCAACAACAGTTGTTTTATCAAAAAAATCTCAATGCTTAGAAAATAGTGATATGTTTACAGCTTCTATTCTAAGTGCAACTTTAATGATGTATATTAGACTTAGTGTTATAGCAGCTATTCTTAACATAGAAGTATTTAAGATAGTTTTTTATCCTTTTTTAGGATTTACTCTTATTTGTCTTATTTTAATTATATTTTTTTATAAAAAAGGTATAAATTATACAAAAAACAATATAGATTTGGAAGATTCAAATCCATTAGAATTAGGTACAGCATTTGTATTTGCATTTTTATTTGTTGTAACAATGTTTATTACAAATATTGTAGTTGATAATTTTGGAACAACTGGACTTAATATTTTATCAATAATAATAGGATTTACTGATATTGATCCATTTATTTTATCTCTTTTAGCTGGAAACTATAATATTGATAATTTATCAATTGCTGGAGCAATTATTATTGCTGCTGGAAGTAATAATATTTTAAAAGCTTTATATACAAGCTGGTTTGCAAAGAAAAAATCAATTTCAAGTTCAATTTCTTTAATTATTTTAGGTATTTTAACAATTATTATAGGGCTAATTTTATAG
- a CDS encoding YbfB/YjiJ family MFS transporter: MLKRLFDRNDNLAILIAGIFSIIIGIGVARFAFTGLIPPMIDDYLTIKFVGILASLNFAGYLAGSIFSVFIKDINIKVYFYRFGVILAIVTTFVLAFSKDETLWMISRVLGGFAGAMCLVVGSAIVMQKLKIESKTKAMGIHFSGIGFSILTTDLIARYILSLGYTWEDAWSVLCIYAIVLSFYAMYILSFDKEVKQSQIKQKFDFTIFTPFVILLIMAYFAEGVGFVVQATFLPDIINNLEGLEGYGSLTWTLVGIAGIPSCIIWMRLAHKYGSVNIIIIAFILQAVGILIPAFTTNMYLNLLSGVLYGGTFIGLVALFMNLGGQLSKGNPVVLMGALTTSYGIGQVIAPLYSVYFIEKYGNYDYALYLTALIVLGGVLLLIISKKFEKEKI; this comes from the coding sequence ATGTTAAAAAGATTATTTGATAGGAATGATAATTTAGCAATATTAATTGCTGGAATTTTTTCAATTATAATTGGTATTGGTGTAGCACGATTTGCATTTACAGGTCTTATTCCTCCTATGATAGATGATTATTTAACTATTAAGTTTGTAGGGATTTTAGCTTCTCTAAATTTTGCTGGATATCTAGCAGGGTCTATCTTTTCTGTTTTTATAAAAGATATAAATATAAAAGTTTATTTTTATAGATTTGGAGTTATTTTAGCAATAGTTACAACTTTTGTTTTAGCTTTTAGTAAAGATGAAACTCTTTGGATGATTTCAAGAGTTTTAGGTGGATTTGCGGGAGCTATGTGCCTTGTTGTTGGTTCTGCAATTGTTATGCAAAAACTAAAAATTGAAAGTAAAACCAAAGCTATGGGTATTCACTTTAGTGGAATAGGATTTTCTATTTTAACTACAGATTTAATAGCAAGATATATCTTGAGTTTAGGTTATACTTGGGAAGATGCTTGGAGTGTACTTTGTATATATGCTATTGTTTTATCTTTTTATGCAATGTATATTTTATCTTTTGATAAAGAAGTAAAACAATCGCAAATAAAACAAAAGTTTGATTTTACTATCTTTACTCCTTTTGTAATACTTTTAATTATGGCATATTTTGCTGAAGGAGTTGGATTTGTAGTTCAAGCTACATTTTTACCAGATATTATAAATAATCTTGAAGGATTAGAGGGGTATGGAAGTTTAACTTGGACTTTAGTTGGTATTGCAGGAATTCCTTCTTGTATTATTTGGATGAGATTAGCTCATAAATATGGAAGTGTGAATATTATCATTATAGCTTTTATTCTTCAAGCAGTTGGTATTTTAATTCCAGCCTTCACAACAAATATGTATTTAAACTTACTTAGTGGAGTATTATATGGAGGTACTTTTATTGGACTGGTGGCACTTTTTATGAATTTAGGTGGGCAATTATCAAAAGGAAACCCAGTAGTTCTTATGGGAGCATTAACAACTTCTTATGGTATAGGACAAGTTATTGCTCCTCTTTATAGTGTATATTTTATTGAAAAATATGGTAACTATGATTATGCATTATATCTTACAGCTCTTATTGTTTTAGGAGGTGTATTATTACTAATCATCTCTAAAAAATTTGAAAAAGAGAAAATTTAA
- a CDS encoding OmpA family protein, with amino-acid sequence MSIFTKLFILLILFIVLNIVSIYTFSYEEYFNDSKKEFPLDDSKGLFDFFNKVEYSNSDFTITKIDGLLVLSGVFSNQNIVEQVIDLLKINKVSDIKFVQNSKLDKKLLENIYELIDYLKDFFDDGAKIIFENNTLKIYGTLKDITYKELILTKISNITSFPTIVDINEPILIENEVIDNTNLDNKIDILTKDEIQLLINNTIIENKIIFERRSVELTPDSKDSVKKIADILNRYDSYKIEIGGHTDSRGNKELNKQISQDRANSVKSLLESFGVESSRITAVGYGNEKPIAKDDKDGLSEINRRVEFIIGE; translated from the coding sequence ATGTCTATTTTTACAAAACTTTTTATTTTATTAATACTGTTCATAGTATTGAATATAGTATCTATATATACTTTTAGTTATGAAGAGTATTTTAATGATAGTAAAAAAGAGTTCCCTCTTGACGATTCTAAAGGATTATTTGATTTTTTTAATAAAGTTGAATATTCAAACTCAGACTTTACTATAACTAAAATAGATGGATTATTAGTTTTAAGTGGTGTTTTTTCAAATCAGAATATTGTAGAACAAGTTATTGATTTATTAAAAATAAATAAAGTATCTGATATAAAATTTGTTCAAAATAGTAAATTGGATAAAAAACTCTTAGAAAATATATATGAATTAATAGATTATTTAAAAGATTTTTTTGATGATGGAGCAAAAATTATTTTTGAAAATAATACTCTTAAAATTTATGGTACACTGAAAGATATAACCTATAAAGAACTTATACTTACAAAAATATCTAATATTACATCTTTCCCTACTATTGTTGATATTAATGAACCAATTTTAATAGAAAATGAAGTTATTGATAATACAAATTTAGATAATAAAATTGATATTTTAACAAAAGATGAGATACAATTACTTATAAATAATACTATAATTGAAAATAAAATTATTTTTGAAAGAAGGAGTGTTGAATTAACTCCAGATTCAAAAGATTCTGTTAAAAAAATAGCAGATATTTTAAATAGATATGATAGTTATAAAATAGAAATTGGTGGGCATACAGATTCTCGTGGAAATAAAGAGTTAAATAAACAAATATCTCAAGATAGAGCTAATAGTGTAAAATCATTATTAGAGAGTTTTGGCGTTGAATCTAGTAGGATTACAGCAGTTGGATATGGAAATGAAAAACCAATCGCAAAAGATGACAAAGATGGTTTATCAGAA